Proteins from a genomic interval of Gemmatimonadota bacterium:
- a CDS encoding M20 family metallopeptidase, producing the protein MTPSHTTKHLAERLLRETRSERDRFVSLLTDLTSVESPTEDVDGQLGVQEILRTELAELDYDSSSVPARNFADHLVARPSYMSPAAPTQLIVGHCDTVWPLGTLNDMPVRVEDGCLRGPGAFDMKCGLAQAVMALRALRSIGAAPEIAPVLFVNSDEEVGSPDSRDRIVEHARGASRAIVLEPSFGPTGLVKTSRKGVSRYRFSARGRAAHSGLEPAKGASAVLAIAHAITELHALNDPSDGTTVNVGVVRGGTRPNVIPERAHAQIDVRVTSVARAEQIDHAIRSLVPKVPRVSFEVEACESAPPLEPTERNLELWQVVRELGDQLGIELDHTSAGGASDGNTTSQFTPTIDGMGAVGDGAHAVHEHIVIDPSLDRAALLALLLLAPATEAPAANGANGAGV; encoded by the coding sequence ATGACGCCGAGCCACACCACCAAACATCTTGCCGAGCGGCTGCTGCGCGAAACCAGGTCCGAGCGCGACCGCTTCGTGTCGCTCCTGACGGACCTCACCTCGGTCGAGTCACCCACCGAAGACGTCGACGGTCAGCTCGGAGTTCAGGAGATCCTCCGCACCGAGCTGGCTGAGCTCGACTACGACTCCAGCTCGGTGCCCGCCCGAAACTTCGCCGACCACCTGGTGGCCAGACCGAGCTACATGTCGCCCGCCGCACCCACTCAGCTCATCGTCGGCCATTGCGATACCGTCTGGCCGCTGGGCACGCTGAACGACATGCCCGTGAGGGTCGAGGACGGCTGCCTGCGCGGGCCGGGCGCTTTCGACATGAAGTGCGGGTTGGCGCAGGCGGTCATGGCTTTGCGAGCTCTGCGTTCGATCGGAGCCGCGCCGGAGATCGCACCCGTGCTCTTCGTGAATTCCGACGAAGAGGTCGGCAGCCCCGACTCCCGAGATCGGATCGTGGAGCATGCCCGAGGCGCGTCGCGGGCGATCGTGCTGGAGCCGTCCTTCGGACCGACGGGACTGGTCAAGACCTCGCGCAAAGGCGTTTCTCGCTACCGATTCTCCGCTCGGGGGCGAGCCGCTCACTCCGGGCTGGAGCCTGCCAAGGGAGCCAGCGCCGTCCTCGCCATCGCACATGCGATCACCGAACTCCACGCACTCAACGATCCGTCCGACGGCACCACGGTCAACGTGGGTGTGGTGCGGGGAGGAACCCGACCCAACGTCATTCCCGAACGGGCCCACGCCCAAATCGACGTGCGCGTGACCTCGGTGGCCCGCGCCGAGCAGATCGATCACGCCATCCGTTCGCTGGTCCCGAAGGTGCCCCGGGTCAGCTTCGAGGTCGAAGCCTGCGAATCGGCGCCGCCTCTCGAGCCGACCGAGCGCAATCTCGAACTCTGGCAGGTCGTGCGCGAGCTCGGCGACCAGCTCGGGATCGAGCTCGACCATACCTCCGCAGGAGGGGCCTCCGACGGCAACACCACCAGCCAGTTCACGCCTACCATCGACGGGATGGGAGCGGTCGGAGACGGCGCTCACGCAGTCCACGAGCACATCGTCATCGACCCCTCGCTCGACCGGGCGGCCTTGCTCGCTCTGCTGCTGCTGGCACCCGCCACGGAAGCGCCCGCGGCGAACGGGGCGAACGGAGCAGGTGTCTGA
- a CDS encoding 4Fe-4S dicluster domain-containing protein, which translates to MSARAAENLGKALADQAERLLPCVHCGFCLPACPTYRRLGDENDSPRGRLHLMRAVVEGRLEPDSEAFRTHIDRCLGCRACEPVCPSGVEYGSLLELARASSGPEGRGRLARVLLAVMAGSRLRRAAMLAARGLRATRLPALVARLGGDAGPPGPVRLGAAMLAASAPGRLRMELGRGERTAREQPGSHRTESPGPAPVRQDPMRGKPGGSEPAEPAGPEPATRGRVAVLAGCVQAGLFGRVGAASARTLEVNGYNVVRAKTQCCGALHAHAGSLEAARALARANMEAFEAVSPDWIAVDAAGCGAAMKDYGELFFHDPAWRERARAFSELVRDVTELLTESGPVRGGALPVTAAYDHPCHLLHAQGVRETPLRVLDAVPGLTAKVVADADECCGGAGIYGITQRELGWRIGADKTAAVLECDADLVVTANPGCAMQIGAGLRLTGHPSAVAHPVEILDESYRRAGFYEHHATRPQ; encoded by the coding sequence ATGAGCGCCCGCGCCGCGGAGAATCTCGGCAAGGCTCTCGCCGACCAGGCCGAGCGGCTGCTTCCCTGCGTCCATTGCGGCTTCTGTCTGCCCGCGTGTCCGACCTACCGCCGGCTGGGAGACGAAAACGACTCGCCGCGAGGCCGGCTGCACCTGATGCGTGCCGTGGTCGAAGGGAGACTGGAGCCCGACTCTGAAGCCTTTCGGACGCACATCGACCGCTGCCTCGGTTGCAGGGCGTGCGAGCCCGTGTGTCCTTCGGGCGTCGAGTACGGATCGTTGCTCGAGCTGGCCCGGGCGAGCAGCGGCCCCGAGGGACGCGGTCGTCTCGCGAGGGTGCTGCTGGCGGTAATGGCCGGTTCGCGCTTGCGGCGAGCGGCGATGCTGGCCGCACGCGGCCTCAGGGCTACCCGCCTTCCCGCTCTCGTGGCCAGGCTGGGGGGCGATGCCGGACCGCCGGGTCCCGTGCGGCTGGGCGCGGCGATGCTCGCGGCGAGCGCGCCGGGAAGGCTGCGAATGGAACTGGGGCGTGGCGAGCGAACGGCGAGGGAGCAGCCGGGGTCGCACCGAACGGAGTCGCCCGGGCCGGCGCCGGTTCGACAGGACCCCATGCGGGGGAAGCCCGGGGGGTCGGAACCTGCGGAACCCGCAGGGCCGGAACCCGCGACCAGGGGACGGGTCGCCGTGCTCGCTGGCTGCGTCCAGGCCGGACTCTTCGGCCGGGTCGGCGCCGCCAGCGCGCGCACCCTCGAGGTCAACGGCTACAACGTGGTACGGGCGAAAACCCAGTGCTGCGGGGCCCTCCACGCTCACGCCGGGTCGCTCGAAGCCGCCCGTGCTCTGGCCCGAGCGAACATGGAGGCCTTCGAGGCGGTCTCCCCCGACTGGATCGCGGTCGATGCGGCGGGCTGCGGGGCCGCCATGAAGGATTATGGGGAGCTCTTCTTTCACGATCCGGCCTGGAGGGAGCGCGCGAGGGCGTTTTCGGAACTAGTGAGAGACGTCACCGAACTGCTGACGGAATCCGGGCCGGTCCGAGGCGGCGCGCTCCCGGTCACGGCCGCCTACGATCATCCCTGCCACCTACTGCACGCTCAGGGGGTACGGGAAACGCCGCTGCGGGTGCTCGACGCCGTCCCGGGCCTGACGGCCAAGGTCGTGGCGGACGCGGACGAGTGCTGCGGCGGTGCCGGCATCTACGGGATCACCCAGCGCGAGCTCGGCTGGCGGATCGGCGCCGACAAGACCGCAGCCGTACTAGAGTGCGACGCCGACCTCGTCGTCACCGCGAACCCGGGCTGCGCCATGCAGATCGGCGCCGGCCTGAGGTTGACCGGTCACCCTTCGGCCGTGGCTCATCCCGTCGAAATTCTCGACGAGAGCTACCGTCGGGCCGGATTCTACGAACACCACGCAACTCGACCACAATGA